From the Musa acuminata AAA Group cultivar baxijiao chromosome BXJ1-2, Cavendish_Baxijiao_AAA, whole genome shotgun sequence genome, one window contains:
- the LOC103975710 gene encoding GDSL esterase/lipase At5g03810, with the protein MVPILVAAVQVLVGLVGVSEGQGLVPGVIIFGDSTVDVGNNNHLLTLVKADFPPYGRDFPHHSPTGRFCNGKLVTDFVVEVLGFTSHPPAYLSKEATGNNLLNGANFASASSGYLDATASLYQAVSLTRQLRYFEQYQAKVKSIAGKATATALFADSIYVLSAGSSDFLQNYYINPLLRAIYSPDQFSGLLLQSFTTFVQELHDMGARRIGVTSLPPIGCLPAAITLFGGGDGDACVARLNDDAVAFNEKLDAAARALKRNHADLKLVVFDVYGPLLKLIRNPADGGFLEARRACCGTGTIETSLLCNAASPGTCGNATGYVFWDSFHPSEAANSVLADALIIQGIDLIF; encoded by the exons ATGGTTCCGATTCTGGTAGCTGCTGTTCAAGTGTTAGTCGGGCTGGTGGGGGTGTCAGAAGGGCAGGGGCTGGTCCCTGGTGTCATCATCTTCGGCGACTCGACCGTCGACGTCGGCAACAACAACCACCTCCTCACTCTCGTCAAGGCCGACTTCCCCCCCTACGGCAGAGACTTTCCCCACCACTCACCAACCGGAAGGTTTTGCAATGGCAAGCTTGTCACCGACTTTGTTG TCGAGGTCCTTGGATTCACGTCACACCCACCGGCCTATCTCAGCAAGGAGGCTACAGGAAACAACCTCTTGAACGGTGCCAACTTCGCCTCTGCGTCTTCTGGATACTTGGATGCTACAGCAAGTCTCTAT CAAGCAGTCTCTCTGACACGGCAGCTGCGATACTTCGAGCAGTACCAGGCGAAGGTGAAGAGCATCGCGGGAAAGGCGACCGCGACGGCGCTGTTCGCGGATTCCATCTACGTGCTGAGCGCCGGAAGCAGCGACTTCCTTCAGAACTACTACATCAATCCCTTGCTCCGTGCGATTTATAGCCCGGATCAGTTCTCCGGCTTGCTGCTGCAGTCTTTTACCACCTTTGTTCAG GAGCTGCACGACATGGGAGCAAGACGGATCGGGGTCACGTCGCTGCCACCCATCGGCTGTCTTCCGGCGGCCATCACGCTgttcggcggcggcgacggcgatgCCTGCGTGGCGCGGCTCAACGACGATGCGGTGGCCTTCAACGAGAAACTCGACGCAGCAGCTCGGGCCCTCAAAAGGAACCACGCCGACCTGAAGCTGGTCGTCTTCGACGTCTACGGCCCTCTGCTGAAGCTGATCCGCAACCCCGCAGACGGTG GTTTCTTGGAAGCACGGAGGGCGTGCTGCGGGACGGGGACGATCGAGACGTCGCTGCTGTGCAATGCAGCGTCCCCGGGGACATGCGGCAACGCCACGGGGTACGTGTTCTGGGACAGCTTCCATCCCTCGGAGGCGGCGAACAGCGTGTTGGCCGACGCTCTTATCATCCAAGGCATTGATCTCATCTTCTAA